One window of Candidatus Hydrothermales bacterium genomic DNA carries:
- a CDS encoding NAD(P)H-dependent glycerol-3-phosphate dehydrogenase, with protein MNVFIVGAGRWGTALSYICHFNFKKVYLWDKDNFLLESIKKYRKNPYFFENFMYPENVEPVFDLEESINDSDIIISAVPTQVVRDVLSSLEKYIKNPKIFISASKGLEIKKLERPSEIIKEVLKRKVKKIFVLSGPNFAEEIIKNVPSLSVLAGDKGEEIKNLQRLLTTSFFRVYISNDLKGVELGGALKNVYAIGAGILDGLNLGYNARAAFLTRSLVEMSRFGKIMGARSYTFSGLSGLGDLILTSTSDLSRNRTFGLLIGKGVEIKEALSRIKTVEGFYTIKPYVELAEIKKIYVPIAKELYEVLYNHKDLKDAIKELMNRPLKYEDVPGIV; from the coding sequence TTGAATGTTTTTATTGTAGGTGCAGGAAGATGGGGGACAGCTCTTTCCTATATTTGCCACTTTAACTTTAAAAAAGTATACCTTTGGGACAAAGATAATTTTTTACTTGAATCAATAAAAAAGTATAGAAAAAATCCTTACTTTTTTGAAAACTTTATGTATCCAGAAAATGTTGAGCCAGTTTTTGACTTAGAAGAATCTATCAATGACTCTGATATTATTATATCAGCAGTTCCTACACAAGTAGTGAGAGATGTACTTTCTAGCTTAGAAAAATATATAAAAAATCCAAAAATATTTATATCGGCATCAAAAGGTCTTGAAATAAAAAAACTTGAAAGACCAAGTGAAATAATAAAAGAGGTCTTAAAGAGAAAAGTTAAAAAGATCTTTGTTCTTTCTGGTCCAAACTTTGCCGAGGAAATAATAAAAAACGTTCCTTCTCTCTCGGTTTTGGCTGGTGATAAAGGTGAGGAAATTAAAAATCTTCAAAGATTACTTACAACATCTTTTTTCAGAGTATACATTTCAAATGATTTAAAGGGGGTAGAACTAGGGGGAGCCTTAAAAAATGTCTATGCTATAGGAGCAGGAATATTAGACGGTCTTAATTTGGGATACAATGCAAGAGCAGCCTTTTTAACAAGATCTTTAGTTGAAATGTCAAGATTTGGAAAAATTATGGGCGCAAGATCCTATACTTTCTCGGGATTATCAGGTTTAGGCGATTTAATTTTAACTTCCACCTCAGACTTATCAAGAAATAGAACCTTCGGACTTTTAATAGGTAAGGGAGTTGAAATTAAAGAAGCTCTTTCAAGAATAAAAACAGTTGAAGGCTTTTATACAATAAAGCCCTATGTTGAGCTCGCAGAAATAAAAAAAATTTATGTTCCAATTGCAAAAGAACTTTATGAGGTGCTATATAATCATAAGGACTTAAAAGATGCAATAAAAGAACTTATGAATAGACCCTTAAAGTATGAGGATGTCCCAGGAATAGTCTAA
- a CDS encoding HAD family hydrolase: MPIKVITFDYWDTLVPIDEHKIDLMRKERAKKIQEYFKNMGKNLTYDEIYETSRKVWELYRENPLVNKEVTIYIMVEKILEYLNIEKRDDLIKEIVQIYEEYLYRAGLSVDYEVIDVIKDLKRDNYKLGIVSNTPGGNVERKILEDYGIDKFFDIMVFSAIEGIRKPHPEIFLKVVNFFKIKPEELLHIGDTFELDVEGPLKIGAKAILWDPKRKNMNSNIISISSWKELKNVINQYG, encoded by the coding sequence ATGCCAATTAAAGTTATTACTTTTGATTATTGGGACACTCTTGTACCCATTGATGAACATAAGATTGATTTGATGAGAAAAGAGAGAGCAAAGAAAATTCAGGAATATTTTAAAAATATGGGGAAAAATCTTACCTATGATGAAATTTACGAGACATCAAGAAAAGTTTGGGAACTTTATAGAGAAAACCCCTTAGTTAACAAAGAGGTAACAATATATATTATGGTAGAAAAAATCCTTGAGTATTTAAATATTGAAAAAAGGGATGATCTTATAAAAGAGATAGTTCAGATATATGAAGAATATCTTTACAGGGCAGGACTAAGTGTTGACTATGAGGTCATAGACGTAATTAAAGATTTAAAAAGAGATAATTATAAATTGGGAATAGTTTCAAATACACCAGGGGGTAATGTGGAAAGGAAGATTCTTGAAGATTACGGTATAGATAAATTTTTTGATATAATGGTTTTTTCCGCAATAGAAGGCATCAGAAAACCTCACCCAGAGATTTTTTTAAAGGTAGTAAATTTTTTCAAAATAAAACCAGAAGAACTTTTGCATATTGGTGACACCTTTGAATTAGATGTTGAGGGCCCTTTAAAAATTGGAGCAAAAGCTATCCTTTGGGATCCAAAGAGAAAAAACATGAATTCAAATATAATAAGTATAAGTAGCTGGAAGGAACTTAAAAACGTAATTAATCAATATGGCTAA
- the uvrB gene encoding excinuclease ABC subunit UvrB produces MAKFELVTDLVPKGDQPKAIKELVEGLKSGLRHQVLLGVTGSGKTFTIANVIKEWGKPTLIISHNKTLAAQLYGELKQLFPHNAVEYFISYYDYYQPEAYIPETDTYIEKDASINEDIERLRLRTTSSLLERDDVIVVASVSCIYGLGNPEEVKKLYLILERGQNIERDVILRRLVDLYYTRNDFELASGRFRVKGDVIELIPAYENYVVRIELFDDFIEKIEIKDKVTGATLEKKNKIAIYPASHYVTTRPTLENAIISIEKELEERLRELREQGKLLEAQRLEQRTRFDIEMLKEIGYCPGIENYSRHFDGRKPGERPKCLIDYFPPEFLCIIDESHVTIPQLKAMYRGDRSRKEVLVEYGFRLPSALDNRPLKFEEFEALVDRVIYMSATPSDYEIEKAKGRVVEMIVRPTGLVDPEIVVKPTRGQVDDLMEEIRKVVEKKERVLVTTLTKRMAEDLAEYLSLAGFRVKYLHSEIEPIERIEILRDLRLGKFDCLVGVNLLREGLDLPEVSLVAILDADKAGFLRSETALIQTAGRAARNRAGKVILYADEMTEAMKRAILETERRRKIQMEYNEKHGIIPETIKKTKEQILMTTIVADARIELKEEYEDVEKEIEILRATFDRITLLEELERRMREAADLFEFEKAAKYRDALFELRKKGSL; encoded by the coding sequence ATGGCTAAATTTGAACTAGTAACTGATCTTGTTCCAAAGGGAGATCAACCTAAAGCTATTAAAGAGCTTGTGGAAGGCCTTAAAAGCGGATTAAGACACCAAGTTCTACTTGGAGTAACAGGAAGTGGAAAAACTTTTACAATAGCCAACGTTATTAAAGAATGGGGTAAACCCACTTTAATAATTTCACATAATAAAACCTTAGCAGCTCAACTTTATGGAGAGTTAAAACAACTTTTTCCCCATAATGCCGTAGAGTACTTTATTTCCTATTACGATTACTATCAACCTGAAGCATACATTCCTGAGACAGATACATACATAGAAAAGGACGCTTCAATAAATGAAGACATAGAAAGATTAAGATTAAGAACAACATCTTCGCTCCTTGAAAGAGATGATGTTATTGTAGTTGCCTCCGTTTCGTGCATATATGGGCTTGGAAATCCAGAAGAAGTTAAAAAACTCTATCTTATTTTAGAAAGGGGACAAAACATAGAAAGAGACGTCATCTTGAGGAGACTGGTAGATCTATATTACACAAGGAATGATTTTGAACTTGCAAGTGGAAGATTTAGGGTAAAAGGCGATGTTATTGAACTTATCCCGGCATATGAGAATTACGTAGTAAGAATTGAACTTTTTGATGATTTTATAGAGAAGATTGAAATAAAAGATAAAGTTACAGGGGCAACGCTCGAAAAGAAAAATAAAATTGCAATCTATCCAGCCTCACATTACGTAACAACAAGACCCACATTAGAAAATGCAATAATCTCAATTGAAAAGGAGCTTGAGGAAAGGCTTAGAGAACTGAGAGAACAAGGTAAACTCTTAGAGGCACAGAGACTTGAACAACGAACAAGATTCGATATTGAAATGCTAAAAGAAATAGGCTATTGTCCAGGAATAGAAAATTATTCAAGACACTTTGACGGAAGAAAACCTGGGGAAAGACCTAAGTGTCTCATCGATTACTTTCCTCCCGAATTTTTGTGTATTATAGATGAAAGTCATGTTACAATACCACAGCTAAAGGCAATGTATAGAGGAGATAGGTCAAGAAAAGAGGTTTTAGTAGAGTATGGTTTTAGGCTTCCGTCAGCTTTAGATAACAGGCCTCTTAAATTTGAAGAGTTTGAGGCTCTTGTTGATAGGGTAATTTATATGTCAGCAACTCCCTCTGATTATGAAATAGAAAAGGCAAAGGGAAGAGTCGTCGAAATGATTGTAAGGCCAACTGGACTTGTTGATCCTGAAATTGTTGTAAAACCAACAAGAGGGCAAGTAGATGATCTAATGGAAGAAATTAGAAAAGTAGTTGAAAAAAAGGAAAGAGTTTTAGTAACAACGCTAACTAAGCGTATGGCTGAAGATCTTGCTGAGTATCTTTCTTTAGCTGGATTTAGAGTTAAGTACTTGCATTCAGAAATTGAGCCTATAGAGAGAATAGAAATTTTGAGAGATTTAAGACTTGGGAAATTTGATTGTCTTGTGGGAGTTAATCTTTTGCGAGAAGGTCTTGACTTGCCTGAGGTTTCCCTTGTTGCAATCTTAGATGCTGACAAAGCTGGGTTTTTAAGAAGTGAAACTGCTCTAATTCAAACAGCAGGAAGAGCAGCTAGAAATAGGGCAGGTAAGGTGATACTTTATGCAGATGAAATGACAGAAGCTATGAAAAGAGCTATTTTAGAGACAGAAAGAAGAAGGAAGATACAGATGGAATATAACGAAAAACATGGGATAATACCGGAAACTATAAAGAAAACAAAGGAGCAAATTTTGATGACAACTATTGTTGCAGATGCAAGAATTGAGTTGAAGGAAGAGTATGAGGATGTTGAAAAGGAAATTGAAATTTTAAGGGCCACCTTTGATAGAATAACGCTTCTTGAAGAACTAGAGAGGAGAATGAGGGAAGCTGCTGATCTCTTTGAGTTTGAAAAAGCTGCTAAGTATAGAGATGCACTGTTTGAATTAAGAAAAAAGGGCTCCCTTTAA
- a CDS encoding ABC transporter ATP-binding protein, whose translation MSYLELIDISKKFKREEVLKNINLSVKKGEFFVILGPSGCGKTSLLKIIAGILKPDRGRVILEDKDITNLEPAKRDIAMVFQNYALYPHMTVSENILFPLVIRKIKKEEQMKRLKWVAELLKIEDILSKKPSELSGGQQQRVALARSLVRNPKIFLMDEPLSNLDAKLRTEMRFELKNFQKSLNITTIYVTHDQIEAMTLADRICILNKGEIMQVGTQEEIYENPQNFFVANFFGSHGINKIETENYTLCIRPEKFSYVRQEGKNYEFYVRVNSYDFLGEYYLLRCELVDIVFDKTNINFKKGEIRVISHRRPEHSNIIFYVKEKDVYTFKLT comes from the coding sequence GTGAGTTATCTTGAACTTATAGATATTTCCAAAAAATTTAAAAGGGAGGAGGTATTAAAAAATATTAATTTAAGTGTAAAAAAGGGAGAGTTTTTTGTAATTTTGGGGCCATCTGGATGTGGAAAGACTTCTTTATTAAAGATCATAGCAGGAATTTTAAAACCAGATAGGGGTAGAGTAATTCTTGAAGATAAGGATATAACAAATTTAGAACCAGCTAAAAGAGATATAGCAATGGTTTTCCAGAATTATGCTCTTTATCCCCATATGACAGTATCAGAAAATATTCTTTTTCCACTAGTAATAAGAAAAATAAAAAAAGAAGAGCAAATGAAAAGGCTCAAATGGGTTGCTGAGCTTTTAAAAATAGAGGATATATTATCAAAAAAACCATCAGAACTTTCAGGTGGACAACAGCAAAGAGTGGCATTGGCAAGATCACTTGTAAGAAACCCTAAAATTTTTCTTATGGATGAACCACTTTCTAACCTTGACGCAAAACTTAGAACTGAAATGAGATTTGAATTAAAAAATTTCCAGAAGAGCTTAAATATTACTACTATTTATGTAACACATGACCAGATTGAAGCAATGACCCTTGCCGACAGAATATGTATATTAAACAAAGGTGAGATAATGCAAGTGGGGACACAAGAAGAGATTTACGAAAATCCACAAAATTTCTTTGTTGCTAACTTTTTTGGATCCCACGGAATAAATAAAATAGAAACTGAAAACTACACACTTTGCATAAGACCTGAAAAATTCTCTTACGTAAGACAAGAAGGCAAAAACTATGAGTTTTACGTAAGAGTTAATAGCTACGACTTTTTAGGAGAATACTATCTTTTAAGATGTGAACTCGTTGATATTGTTTTTGATAAAACTAATATAAATTTCAAAAAGGGAGAAATAAGAGTTATCTCTCATAGAAGACCCGAGCATAGTAATATCATTTTCTACGTGAAAGAAAAAGACGTCTACACGTTTAAATTAACTTAA
- a CDS encoding glucodextranase DOMON-like domain-containing protein, translating into MKKFSLLIIFFLTLRGHIINVDGDPSDWVAHGVTKRDTFFYIEHPGYIYDKIEAVWVDQINDDLGDGDYSYPTDVDPGTGLPRFKGKEADLLELRFTEGATSLDTFLYFLIIVGDTFGGNGDWPSFIAYFTIDTLATLQNSKYAPQYSDVKILGEWQFSGVFSMYHVRLLDHNYSDINTGHHFARMNNVYEAALKIDSLKLYHNDYWISFGIGLEDFGMFREVDSIAGQYVGGGGITNWADPDLYDLAFIKSSAQAAELSNYSPNNPVTLVNPIKKTRLYVDVKEKIKLVIKDKEIEGKFYDATGRKNLKMNKKGVYIKPSVKKVIKLD; encoded by the coding sequence ATGAAAAAGTTCAGTTTGTTGATAATTTTCTTTTTGACCCTAAGGGGGCATATTATAAACGTGGATGGGGATCCCTCTGATTGGGTGGCACATGGTGTTACAAAAAGAGATACCTTCTTTTATATTGAACACCCAGGTTACATTTATGACAAAATTGAGGCTGTATGGGTTGACCAAATAAACGATGATTTAGGAGATGGGGACTATTCATACCCAACAGATGTTGATCCAGGCACTGGCTTACCTAGATTCAAAGGGAAAGAAGCTGATCTTTTAGAGCTGAGGTTTACAGAAGGGGCAACAAGCCTTGACACTTTTCTTTACTTCCTCATAATAGTGGGCGACACCTTCGGGGGGAACGGTGACTGGCCTTCCTTTATTGCTTACTTTACCATAGATACATTAGCCACTTTACAAAACTCTAAGTATGCTCCTCAGTACTCAGATGTAAAGATACTGGGAGAATGGCAGTTTTCAGGTGTATTCTCTATGTATCATGTTAGACTTTTAGACCATAACTATTCTGATATTAACACAGGGCATCACTTTGCTCGTATGAATAACGTTTACGAAGCAGCCCTAAAGATAGATAGTCTCAAACTTTATCATAACGATTATTGGATAAGCTTTGGTATAGGACTGGAAGATTTTGGAATGTTTAGAGAGGTTGATTCAATAGCCGGTCAATACGTTGGTGGTGGAGGCATTACTAACTGGGCTGACCCAGATCTATATGACCTTGCCTTTATAAAATCAAGTGCACAAGCAGCCGAACTTTCTAACTATTCTCCTAATAATCCTGTTACATTGGTCAATCCAATTAAAAAAACTAGACTTTACGTAGATGTTAAGGAGAAAATTAAGTTAGTGATTAAAGACAAGGAAATTGAAGGGAAATTCTATGATGCTACAGGAAGGAAAAATTTAAAAATGAACAAAAAAGGAGTTTATATAAAACCTTCTGTTAAGAAGGTAATAAAGCTTGATTAA
- a CDS encoding SpoIID/LytB domain-containing protein, whose protein sequence is MNNIAIFLFLIPFDLTKEISVRVLSKYKFKEIQLVSGNRKYFIKIYRGDSIIVNNSKKKELFVSSTKPILIKNKNFQRRYRGKIRVYIRDHELFIINYVNLRDYLASVIVAEIGNSFFEALKAQAVLSRTLALYKSRHEGGDYNFCDLTHCQVYRGVVDECYLSKKAVEETDGEVLTYNGKLIEPFYSACCGGYTSSPEEIFENGIFYLESKPDIFCRNSRHSLWIYKLEKNKIGDLRILEKGESGRVKRVLLNGRVLSGWDFRNMISRKYGWNSIKSNFFDLREEKKYYVFEGKGLGHGLGMCQEGAKFMALKGFKYTDIINFYFKDVKLEKLKFEYDVYKDENFVFISTDVKNYLPFIRSAYYKFKKLCEENGIEYRGNFVIKEVTSYSDFTKKIKVKPFYAGYLMHDTIFLAPFNLLKKYSIIEEILVHEFLHVALSRYNLKREIEEGIIYLLNPYRLENENFKNLWKYKAEVESIEKSKRAILDSLKKYGSLKNFINRRGAMKKKF, encoded by the coding sequence TTGAATAATATAGCTATATTTTTGTTTTTGATACCTTTCGATCTAACAAAAGAAATCTCAGTTAGAGTTTTGTCAAAATACAAATTTAAGGAAATTCAGTTAGTCTCGGGAAATAGGAAATATTTTATTAAGATCTATAGGGGAGACAGTATAATTGTTAACAATTCCAAGAAAAAAGAACTTTTTGTAAGTTCAACTAAGCCGATTTTAATTAAGAATAAAAATTTTCAGAGAAGATACAGGGGAAAAATAAGAGTATATATTAGAGATCACGAATTATTTATAATAAACTATGTGAATCTAAGAGATTATTTAGCTTCAGTTATTGTGGCGGAAATAGGTAATTCTTTTTTTGAAGCTTTAAAGGCGCAGGCAGTGCTTTCAAGGACTCTTGCCCTATATAAAAGTAGACACGAAGGAGGAGATTACAATTTTTGTGATTTAACTCATTGTCAAGTTTATAGGGGTGTTGTTGATGAGTGCTATTTATCTAAAAAGGCGGTAGAAGAAACAGATGGTGAAGTTTTAACTTATAATGGAAAATTGATCGAGCCTTTTTACTCTGCTTGCTGCGGCGGTTACACCTCTTCACCTGAAGAGATATTTGAAAATGGCATCTTTTATTTAGAGTCTAAGCCCGATATTTTTTGCAGAAATAGTAGGCATAGTTTATGGATATATAAATTAGAGAAAAATAAAATTGGAGATTTAAGGATTCTTGAAAAGGGGGAAAGTGGGAGAGTAAAGAGGGTGCTTTTAAATGGGAGGGTGCTTTCAGGTTGGGATTTTAGAAATATGATTTCAAGGAAGTATGGATGGAATAGTATAAAGTCGAATTTTTTTGATTTAAGGGAGGAGAAAAAGTATTACGTTTTTGAGGGCAAAGGTCTTGGACATGGCCTTGGGATGTGTCAAGAGGGTGCAAAGTTTATGGCTCTTAAGGGCTTTAAATATACAGATATAATAAATTTTTATTTTAAAGATGTAAAGTTGGAGAAACTTAAATTTGAGTATGATGTATATAAAGATGAAAATTTTGTTTTTATTTCCACTGATGTTAAGAATTATTTGCCTTTTATAAGAAGTGCTTATTATAAGTTTAAGAAGTTGTGTGAAGAGAATGGAATAGAATATAGGGGTAATTTTGTAATAAAAGAGGTTACGAGTTACTCTGATTTTACAAAAAAAATAAAAGTTAAGCCTTTTTATGCGGGGTATTTAATGCACGATACGATTTTTCTTGCTCCATTTAATTTACTTAAAAAATACTCAATTATTGAGGAAATTTTGGTTCACGAATTTCTTCATGTTGCTTTATCGAGGTATAACCTAAAAAGAGAAATTGAAGAAGGAATTATTTATTTACTTAATCCTTATAGGTTAGAGAATGAGAATTTTAAAAATTTATGGAAATATAAGGCTGAAGTAGAATCAATCGAAAAATCTAAAAGAGCTATTCTTGATAGTTTAAAAAAGTATGGGAGTTTAAAAAATTTTATAAATAGAAGGGGGGCTATGAAGAAAAAGTTTTAA
- a CDS encoding penicillin-binding transpeptidase domain-containing protein, producing MSKVFFLFILLSIEEIKREIGDRGAFIIVDIKSGRIIDYHNKELCFSTLLPPGSLFKIFTTIVLLEEGIIDENFYVYCKGEEILEIDNEKTKVKCWIKTGHGKQNIKDAIKNSCNIFFARASLLIEPYLFAKYFEILGLNRLSTSDIGGEVLNEIRVPLKKKDMIDLAIGESGFVKMTLSSMLSLLLSISRDGLFMPMWLKEKSNLVYPLGIYRSLRILKESLRDVCREGAGINANYKGKMAGKTGAPKHINGWKTHAIFARYYLYYYPEVGIIVFLKNGQGSKDAAPLAKSILESLE from the coding sequence ATGAGTAAAGTTTTTTTCTTATTTATCCTACTTTCCATAGAGGAAATAAAAAGGGAAATCGGTGACAGGGGTGCCTTTATAATTGTTGATATAAAATCGGGGAGAATAATTGATTATCACAACAAAGAATTATGTTTCTCAACACTTTTACCGCCAGGCTCACTTTTTAAGATCTTCACTACCATAGTTTTACTCGAAGAAGGTATAATTGATGAGAATTTTTATGTATACTGCAAGGGTGAAGAAATTTTAGAAATCGATAACGAGAAAACAAAAGTTAAATGCTGGATTAAAACTGGACATGGAAAACAAAACATAAAAGATGCAATAAAAAATTCATGTAACATATTTTTTGCAAGGGCTTCACTTTTAATAGAGCCCTATTTATTTGCGAAATATTTTGAAATTTTAGGACTTAATAGACTTTCCACATCTGATATAGGAGGTGAGGTTTTAAATGAAATAAGAGTGCCATTAAAGAAAAAAGATATGATAGATCTTGCTATTGGGGAGAGTGGATTTGTAAAAATGACGCTTTCATCGATGCTTTCTTTACTTTTATCGATTTCAAGGGATGGCCTTTTTATGCCGATGTGGCTAAAAGAAAAAAGCAACTTAGTCTATCCATTGGGAATTTATAGGTCATTGAGAATTTTAAAGGAAAGTTTAAGGGATGTATGTAGAGAGGGAGCAGGGATCAATGCAAATTATAAGGGTAAAATGGCTGGAAAAACGGGAGCACCAAAACATATAAATGGATGGAAAACACATGCAATATTTGCAAGATACTATCTCTATTATTATCCGGAAGTTGGAATAATAGTTTTCTTAAAAAATGGACAAGGTTCAAAGGATGCAGCTCCACTTGCTAAAAGTATATTAGAAAGCCTTGAATAA
- a CDS encoding alpha-2-macroglobulin family protein — protein sequence MGTVELKIKENYSPNFFIHVLRNSRQGFYHEEKDIKVKYEKNKLNIAFELDKSKYLPRDKAKIKIKVTDTEGKPKEAEISVFIVDEALLLLQTPFEENIFSFFYPKREIYTTYNSSVNWRFYSYRGYWMESKLSSYLPLLAKEKDEEYPRFAVKGMGEEMMIRKEFKDLAFCALRENTNKDGEAEIEVKLPDNLTTWRIRVKAIRENEFGEGEEKFLVSKDLLARLILPRFIRERDTVIIKGIVHNYQNKKDNVNLKLEVKNIELIGKNEVKIDEIFPGKSKACDFKIYAKNPGTAEFTLIAKGESSYDALNLKVPVLSHGMEKILSISNVLLYGKSEAEFEIPEEIENFSSAIYISPSYSNAFLSSLKELIGYPYGCVEQTMSRFLPNVAVKDIIERAGIIDPLFTHELPKMIEKGLQRLYNFQHADGGWRWWENDESHPFNTAYVLYGLGLLKRTGYKVNEEVIQRGVAKIRKFLGKEDLSECDKAFLLSFYENVRKEDIERYLNGKIESPLILSLVSLILSKDKREGEIYFSKLREKEVRINGTSCFKEPDLKTRYGATFADPVFITSKALLSSLYYTPSDELPTRLSFYLLNERIGSVWRSTIATSSSIISLGEYMEKRGLFDFNLSLNVKINDKNFGNYILKRENIKEYTAPKIVPREFLKKGKNKIILEKSVKGEILYSFFVRYYSAEENIGAGGVEFRVSKEIWRLQPIREDREIIYKKIPFYGNVKKGNYLFVKIIVSTDKTIEYFTLEDPLPAGCEVEKERERFYIEDESRYTRSIDYYDGWHWDWIGEEICDDRIAFFRTRLDPGTYEFSYILRAYLPGRYHVMPAKASLMYFPDISAHSDEYIIKIDE from the coding sequence ATGGGAACAGTTGAACTTAAAATTAAGGAAAACTACTCACCAAACTTCTTTATCCACGTCCTAAGAAATAGTAGACAAGGCTTTTATCATGAAGAAAAGGATATAAAAGTAAAATATGAAAAAAACAAATTGAATATAGCTTTTGAACTTGATAAAAGTAAGTACTTGCCACGGGATAAAGCTAAGATTAAGATAAAGGTGACTGATACAGAGGGAAAGCCGAAGGAAGCAGAAATTTCGGTTTTTATAGTTGATGAAGCTTTACTTTTGCTCCAGACTCCCTTCGAAGAAAACATCTTTTCTTTCTTTTATCCGAAAAGAGAAATTTACACAACCTATAACTCCTCAGTAAATTGGCGGTTTTATAGCTATAGGGGATACTGGATGGAAAGTAAACTTTCTTCATATCTTCCACTTTTAGCTAAAGAAAAAGACGAGGAATATCCAAGATTTGCAGTAAAGGGAATGGGTGAAGAAATGATGATAAGAAAGGAATTTAAAGACTTAGCCTTCTGTGCTTTGAGAGAAAATACAAATAAAGATGGTGAAGCAGAAATTGAAGTAAAACTCCCTGATAATTTAACAACTTGGAGAATAAGAGTAAAGGCCATAAGAGAAAATGAATTTGGAGAAGGAGAAGAGAAGTTTCTTGTTTCAAAGGACCTTCTTGCAAGACTTATTTTACCAAGATTTATAAGAGAAAGAGACACTGTTATAATAAAAGGAATAGTTCATAATTATCAAAACAAAAAAGATAATGTAAATCTTAAGCTTGAAGTAAAAAATATTGAACTTATCGGAAAAAATGAAGTAAAAATCGATGAAATCTTTCCAGGTAAAAGTAAAGCCTGTGATTTTAAAATATATGCAAAAAATCCTGGTACTGCAGAATTTACTTTAATTGCAAAAGGAGAGTCCTCTTATGATGCCTTAAATCTTAAAGTTCCGGTTTTATCACATGGTATGGAGAAAATTTTATCAATTTCAAATGTTCTTCTATATGGTAAAAGTGAAGCTGAATTTGAAATACCTGAGGAGATTGAGAATTTTTCTTCTGCTATTTATATTTCTCCCTCATATTCGAATGCATTTCTTTCTTCTTTAAAAGAACTGATCGGTTATCCTTACGGATGCGTTGAACAGACAATGAGTAGATTCTTACCTAATGTAGCTGTAAAGGATATAATAGAAAGAGCAGGTATAATAGACCCTTTATTTACACACGAACTACCAAAAATGATAGAAAAGGGACTTCAAAGGCTATATAACTTTCAGCATGCTGACGGTGGATGGAGATGGTGGGAAAATGACGAATCCCATCCATTTAATACTGCCTATGTTCTATATGGACTTGGACTTTTAAAAAGAACTGGATATAAGGTTAATGAGGAGGTAATACAAAGAGGCGTAGCAAAAATAAGGAAATTTTTAGGAAAAGAAGATTTGTCAGAGTGTGATAAAGCTTTTTTACTTTCTTTTTATGAAAACGTTAGAAAAGAAGATATAGAAAGGTATTTGAATGGAAAAATTGAAAGTCCCCTTATTTTATCTCTAGTCTCATTAATACTTTCAAAGGATAAAAGAGAAGGGGAGATTTACTTTTCAAAACTAAGAGAAAAAGAAGTAAGAATTAACGGAACATCCTGTTTTAAAGAGCCGGATTTAAAGACACGCTATGGAGCAACTTTTGCCGATCCCGTTTTTATAACTTCAAAGGCTCTTTTATCTAGTCTTTATTACACTCCAAGCGATGAACTTCCTACAAGACTATCTTTTTACCTTTTAAATGAAAGAATTGGATCGGTATGGCGCTCAACAATAGCTACATCTTCATCAATCATTTCTCTTGGTGAATATATGGAAAAAAGAGGACTATTTGATTTTAATCTCTCTCTAAATGTAAAGATAAACGATAAAAATTTTGGTAACTATATTTTGAAAAGAGAAAATATAAAAGAATATACTGCACCTAAGATCGTTCCGAGAGAGTTTTTGAAAAAGGGGAAAAATAAGATTATTCTTGAAAAATCTGTAAAGGGCGAAATCCTCTATTCTTTCTTTGTAAGATATTATTCAGCTGAAGAAAATATAGGAGCAGGCGGGGTAGAGTTTAGAGTTTCAAAAGAGATATGGAGGCTGCAGCCTATAAGAGAGGATAGGGAAATTATATATAAAAAGATACCATTTTATGGAAATGTCAAAAAGGGAAACTATCTATTTGTAAAAATAATAGTTTCAACTGATAAAACTATAGAATACTTCACGCTTGAAGATCCTCTTCCAGCTGGCTGTGAAGTTGAAAAAGAAAGGGAAAGGTTTTATATAGAGGATGAAAGTAGATATACAAGGAGTATTGATTATTATGATGGATGGCATTGGGACTGGATAGGAGAGGAAATTTGTGATGATAGGATCGCCTTCTTTAGGACAAGACTCGATCCAGGAACTTATGAATTTTCCTATATTTTAAGAGCTTATTTACCAGGAAGATACCACGTAATGCCTGCCAAAGCAAGTCTAATGTATTTCCCAGATATATCTGCTCATTCAGATGAGTACATAATCAAAATAGATGAGTAA